A single genomic interval of Anopheles marshallii chromosome 2, idAnoMarsDA_429_01, whole genome shotgun sequence harbors:
- the LOC128707168 gene encoding dihydroorotate dehydrogenase (quinone), mitochondrial, with protein sequence MSACRVRTPNKIRSLLKVTGLGAGVFSAYSVWRGDEKFYNNVFMPIVRLIPPETAHDLAVLGVRLKLFRPAHQDTERLRTHLLGMTFSNPIGIAAGFDKHGEAVQGLQLIGFGFVEIGSVTPEPQPGNARPRIFRLNEDKAIVNRYGFNSEGHDVVYDRLRQSREQEHPEQRVTLGINLGKNKLSLDAVTDYVQGVKRFGSLADYLVINVSSPNTPGLRSLQSKSTLQTLLTEVLKARATLPAHEQRPILLKLAPDLSEEDLREIVDVIKAKACAVDGLIVSNTTIDRPSTLRSNNAGQLGGLSGPPLKHRSTAMIAKVYKLTEGKIPIIGVGGIFTGEDAFEKIEAGASAVQLYTSFIFHGPPVVPKIKRELERMLEANGYANVQDAVGKGVDKYLS encoded by the exons ATGTCTGCCTGCCGCGTTAGAACACCG AACAAAATCCGCTCTTTGCTTAAGGTAACCGGGTTGGGTGCTGGCGTATTTAGCGCGTACAGCGTGTGGCGGGGAGATGAGAAGTTCTACAACAACGTGTTCATGCCAATCGTCCGGCTCATACCGCCGGAAACGGCACACGATCTAGCGGTTCTCGGCGTCAGGTTAAAATTGTTCCGCCCCGCGCACCAAGACACGGAACGGCTGCGGACACATTTACTCGGTATGACGTTCAGCAATCCGATCGGTATAGCGGCCGGTTTTGACAAGCACGGCGAAGCGGTCCAGGGCTTGCAGCtgatcggtttcggttttgtaGAGATCGGATCGGTTACTCCTGAACCACAACCGGGCAATGCAAGGCCACGCATCTTTCGCCTGAACGAGGACAAAGCCATCGTTAACCGGTACGGGTTCAACAGTGAAGGGCACGACGTGGTATACGATCGTTTACGACAATCTCGCGAACAGGAACATCCCGAGCAAAGAGTAACGCTTGGTATAAATTTgggcaaaaacaaactgtcCCTTGATGCGGTCACAGACTACGTGCAGGGTGTGAAGCGCTTCGGCAGTTTGGCTGACTATCTGGTGATCAATGTGAGCAGCCCGAATACGCCCGGATTGCGCAGTTTGCAGAGCAAAAGCACGCTACAAACGTTGCTAACAGAGGTGCTTAAGGCACGTGCAACACTGCCGGCCCATGAGCAAAGACCGATACTGCTTAAGCTCGCCCCGGACCTTTCGGAGGAAGATCTGCGTGAGATAGTGGACGTTATTAAGGCCAAGGCCTGCGCAGTGGATGGACTGATCGTTTCAAACACAACCATTGACCGACCATCTACGCTGAGAAGCAATAATGCCGGGCAGCTCGGTGGTTTGAGTGGACCACCATTGAAGCACCGTTCGACTGCGATgatcgccaaggtgtacaagcTGACAGAGGGAAAGATACCGATCATAGGCGTGGGTGGCATTTTTACGGGTGAGGATGCGTTTGAAAAAATTGAAGCCGGTGCCAGTGCGGTGCAGTTGTACACGTCCTTCATTTTCCACGGGCCGCCGGTAGTGCCGAAAATTAAACGCGAATTGGAACGCATGCTGGAAGCGAACGGGTACGCCAACGTGCAGGATGCTGTCGGTAAGGGGGTGGACAAATATTTGTCATGA